The sequence GGGAGCGAGCCTCGTTGGATGGCGACCGCCGCCGTGCCCACTGACTCAGATGGACAAACGGGCACCGGAGTACGACGGTACGGGATCTGTGTTGGGTGGCCGCGCGCGGGGGGAGCGCTACCCAGCCTCGCCCCGGCAGACGTCGCAGTCGCACCCGCAAGGCGGGGTGCCGGCCGGCTGAAGGCTCGCGCGCGCCCATTCCACGACGATGGTCCCGGCGAGATCGACGGGCAGCCCGCCCTCGACCATTGCGGCGTAGAACTTCGCGATTACGCCCGCACGGCGAATCATCTCCGCAGCGATCTGGTCATTCTCGGAGATGGAGCTGAGGTCAAAGGTGTCCACGTCATCCTCCCGCGTTCCCTCGCCGCACGAAACCGAAGGCGAGAGTCGGAGCCGACCGTTTGCCCTGCATTCGACATGTGGTGCAGACAACCGGTGCTAGCTGTCGCTTCCTGGAACAATCCAGGCGCTCGTCAGCACGATTGTACATGATCCGCCAAACGTGATCGCCGGTCGGCGACTGACCGGCGAGCCATCCGGTATGCTTCGCTGTATACGATCCCAGTCCTCGTCCCGATCGTCCCACTCTGGGCCGAAATTCCTTGGAGGCGCTCCAGGTGCGTGAACCGGCCAACCCGGTTTCCTACCGATCGCACGACGGCCAGCAAGCCCGTGATGTTGAGCCGGACCGGCGGCGGCGCATTGTGCTGTGCGACGCAGACGAGGTATCAACTCGACTCCTCTCGTCAATTCTGGCTCCCCGCGCGTTCGACATCGTTCTGTGTCGAACGGCCATGGAGGCCGAGGCGGCGGTTGACGACCATGAGCCAGAGCTGGTCATCACGGCGATCTTGCTTCCCGACGAGGACGGGCTCGCCCTGACGCGACGGCTGCGTGCCTCTCACCCGGCGCTGCCGATCCTCGTGGTGAGCGCACTGCACGCGAGAAACCACGCCCTGCAGGCGGGAGCCAATGCGTTTCTGAGCAAGCCCGCGGCCGTCTCCGACCTGGTGGCGCTCGCTCTGAAGCTCACAACGCGCCGAGACACGGCGAGTGTCGAATCCACAAGCGCGAGACACGCCAAACCAGGTGCGGAATAACCGTTCACCGCATCACCCCACACATGATGGCAAGCGGAAGGAATAGAGCATGACTGCACGGTCCGACGCACTGCGCGCGGGAGTCGAACGCCTCTCGCAACCGGCGGGAATCCTCATTCTCGTCAGCACGGCCCACGCCATCACCCACGTGTATGCGGCCCTGTTTCCCCTGGTCTATCCGAGCATTCAGCAGGAATGGGGGCTGTCGTACACCGCCATCGGAACGATGGTGGGTCTGACGAGCTTCATCGGCGGCTCCCTGCAGCTGCTCTTCGGGTTCATCGGCAGGTCATTCCCCCGCAACGTCGTGCTTGGCTTGGGGAACCTCCTTTTCGGAATCACGACCGCGCTGACTGGCGTGTCCGCGAACTTCACCCAGTTTGCCGCCCTGCGGTTTGGCGGGGCAGTGGCCAATGCCGCGCAGCACCCAGTCGGGAATTCGCTCATCGCCGACCGATTTCCCCGCGAGCGGCGCGGGTCAGCGCTCGCGGTGAATTTCGCCGGCGGAAACCTCGGAACCCTGGCCGTCCCACTCATCGCCGTGGCCCTCATCGGCACGCTGGGGTGGCGGCAGGCCCTTTGGGCGTTCGCCGTGCCGGGCATCGTGATGGGCGGCATCCTGATGTTTGCGATGGACGATCGCGATCGAGCCCGCGACCGCATTCAGGGCCACGGCTCCGGCATCGCTCAGTTGGGCAGGATCCTCCGGAACCGGAATGTTCTGGCGCTCGTCGGCGCGTCCTCCGTCGCGGCTGCGGGTCGGGGGCTGGGCGTGCTGCTCACCATCATTCCTCTGTACCTTTCCAACGTGCTCGGATTGGCTCCGTGGATCGTCGGGATGCTGTACACGATCATGCTCGTGGGCAGTGTCGTGGGACCGATGGCCGCGGGGCGCCTGTCAGACCGGGTCGGCAGAAAGCTCGTCCTCGTCGGCGCGCTCGTGCTTGCGACGATCGTAACGCTGGCGCTTCCAGCGTTCCACGAAGGGGGCGTCGCCGTCCTCGCGGTGGTCCTCTTTCTCATGGGTGCCTTCGCGTTCGCCGAGAGCCCGCTCGTCCAGACGTTCGCGGCGGACTCGGTCGCGGCCGGCGAGCGCGACATCTTGTTTGGCTTCTATTACGCATGGGTCTTCGCGGTGGGCGCCGGATGGATCGCCCTCATCGCGGCCCTCATCGATCGAGTCGGTTTCGAGCCGGTGTGGGGGCTCATCGCGGCATCATATCTGGCCTCTGCGCTCCTGATCCTCCTCGCCCGCGAGACGAGGCGCGGGGCAGCTCAAACGGCGTGACGGTTCGGGTCTGCCCTTCCGCCTCGGACTACCCATGTGGAGAGGAAGGAACCACCCGGAAGACACTGCATTGAAGAATCGGCGTCCCATACCCTACTTCCCAGCAGTGCATCGGCAGAGCGGGCTCAATCGCAGCACCACGACACGCCGTTCTGGCCACACGGGAAAGGGGGAATACGTTTGCGAATTGCGATGGTGGCTCCGCTGATCGAATCCGTACCGCCGGCGCTTTACGGCGGGACAGAACGCGTGGTGTCCGTGTTGACTGAGGAGCTGGTGCGGCGGGGCCATGACGTGACCCTGTTCGCCAGCGGCGATTCGCGAACTCGCGCTGACC is a genomic window of Chloroflexota bacterium containing:
- a CDS encoding response regulator, with translation MREPANPVSYRSHDGQQARDVEPDRRRRIVLCDADEVSTRLLSSILAPRAFDIVLCRTAMEAEAAVDDHEPELVITAILLPDEDGLALTRRLRASHPALPILVVSALHARNHALQAGANAFLSKPAAVSDLVALALKLTTRRDTASVESTSARHAKPGAE
- a CDS encoding MFS transporter, with translation MTARSDALRAGVERLSQPAGILILVSTAHAITHVYAALFPLVYPSIQQEWGLSYTAIGTMVGLTSFIGGSLQLLFGFIGRSFPRNVVLGLGNLLFGITTALTGVSANFTQFAALRFGGAVANAAQHPVGNSLIADRFPRERRGSALAVNFAGGNLGTLAVPLIAVALIGTLGWRQALWAFAVPGIVMGGILMFAMDDRDRARDRIQGHGSGIAQLGRILRNRNVLALVGASSVAAAGRGLGVLLTIIPLYLSNVLGLAPWIVGMLYTIMLVGSVVGPMAAGRLSDRVGRKLVLVGALVLATIVTLALPAFHEGGVAVLAVVLFLMGAFAFAESPLVQTFAADSVAAGERDILFGFYYAWVFAVGAGWIALIAALIDRVGFEPVWGLIAASYLASALLILLARETRRGAAQTA